The following proteins come from a genomic window of Pseudomonas sp. WJP1:
- the ilvC gene encoding ketol-acid reductoisomerase has product MKVFYDKDCDLSIIQGKKVAIIGYGSQGHAQACNLKDSGVDVTVGLRKGSATVAKAEAHGLKVTDVASAVAAADLVMILTPDEFQSSLYKNEIEPNIKKGATLAFSHGFAIHYNQVVPRADLDVIMIAPKAPGHTVRSEFVKGGGIPDLIAIYQDASGNAKNVALSYAAGVGGGRTGIIETTFKDETETDLFGEQAVLCGGTVELVKAGFETLVEAGYAPEMAYFECLHELKLIVDLMYEGGIANMNYSISNNAEYGEYVTGPEVINAESRQAMRNALKRIQDGEYAKMFISEGATGYPSMTAKRRNNAAHGIEVIGEQLRSMMPWIGANKIVDKAKN; this is encoded by the coding sequence ATGAAAGTTTTCTACGATAAAGACTGCGACCTGTCGATCATCCAGGGCAAGAAAGTTGCCATCATCGGTTACGGTTCCCAGGGCCACGCTCAAGCGTGCAACCTGAAAGACTCCGGCGTTGACGTGACTGTTGGCCTGCGCAAAGGCTCGGCCACTGTTGCCAAGGCTGAAGCCCATGGCCTGAAAGTGACTGACGTTGCTTCCGCCGTTGCTGCTGCCGACCTGGTCATGATCCTGACCCCGGACGAGTTCCAGTCTTCCCTGTACAAGAACGAAATCGAGCCGAACATCAAGAAAGGCGCCACCCTGGCCTTCTCCCACGGCTTCGCGATCCACTACAACCAGGTTGTGCCGCGCGCTGACCTCGACGTGATCATGATCGCGCCGAAGGCACCAGGCCACACCGTACGTTCCGAGTTCGTGAAAGGCGGCGGTATCCCTGACCTGATCGCGATCTACCAGGACGCTTCCGGCAACGCCAAGAACGTTGCGCTGTCCTACGCTGCCGGTGTTGGCGGCGGTCGTACCGGCATCATCGAAACCACCTTCAAGGACGAGACTGAAACCGACCTGTTCGGCGAACAAGCCGTTCTGTGCGGCGGTACCGTTGAGCTGGTGAAAGCTGGCTTCGAAACTCTGGTTGAAGCTGGCTACGCGCCGGAAATGGCCTACTTCGAGTGCCTGCACGAACTGAAGCTGATCGTTGACCTCATGTACGAAGGCGGTATCGCCAACATGAACTACTCGATCTCCAACAACGCCGAGTACGGCGAGTACGTGACCGGCCCGGAAGTGATCAACGCCGAATCCCGTCAGGCCATGCGCAACGCCCTGAAACGTATTCAGGACGGCGAATACGCCAAGATGTTCATCAGCGAAGGCGCTACCGGCTATCCTTCGATGACCGCCAAGCGTCGTAACAACGCCGCGCACGGTATCGAAGTCATCGGCGAGCAACTGCGCTCCATGATGCCTTGGATCGGTGCCAACAAGATCGTCGACAAAGCCAAGAACTAA
- the pssA gene encoding CDP-diacylglycerol--serine O-phosphatidyltransferase translates to MSERPEEPKQASDAESLLPIDEHIEEGHDAEGRKVRHRGIYLLPNLFTTANLFAGFYSIINSMSAQSALSAGDSIGASKYFAFAAIAIFVAMVLDGLDGRVARMTNTQSAFGAEYDSLSDMVAFGVAPALLAFGWALGDMGKVGWMVAFIYVAGAALRLARFNTQVGTADKRYFIGLASPAAAGVVAGIVWAFSDYGIQGSKMSFLVALMVAAAGMLMVSNIKYNSFKELDLKGRVPFVAILAVVLVFAVVFSDPPRILLLVFLAYAASGPVQYLLHLRRRKSAE, encoded by the coding sequence ATGAGCGAACGTCCCGAAGAGCCAAAGCAGGCTTCTGACGCCGAAAGCCTTCTGCCCATCGATGAGCACATCGAAGAAGGGCATGACGCTGAAGGCCGTAAAGTCCGGCATCGTGGTATCTATCTTCTGCCGAATCTGTTCACCACTGCGAACCTGTTCGCAGGGTTCTACTCCATCATCAACTCGATGAGCGCCCAGAGTGCCTTGAGCGCCGGTGACTCGATCGGTGCGAGCAAGTATTTCGCCTTTGCCGCCATCGCGATTTTCGTGGCGATGGTGCTCGACGGCCTCGACGGCCGCGTTGCCCGCATGACCAACACCCAGAGTGCCTTTGGTGCTGAATACGACTCGCTGTCGGACATGGTTGCCTTTGGCGTGGCGCCGGCATTGCTCGCCTTTGGCTGGGCGCTTGGCGACATGGGCAAGGTCGGCTGGATGGTCGCCTTCATCTATGTAGCGGGCGCGGCGTTGCGCCTGGCGCGCTTCAACACCCAGGTCGGTACTGCCGACAAGCGCTATTTCATAGGTCTGGCCAGCCCGGCTGCGGCCGGTGTAGTAGCCGGTATTGTCTGGGCGTTCAGCGATTACGGCATCCAGGGTTCCAAGATGTCCTTCCTGGTTGCGCTGATGGTGGCGGCGGCCGGCATGCTGATGGTCAGCAACATCAAGTACAACAGCTTCAAGGAGCTGGACTTGAAAGGGCGCGTACCTTTCGTGGCGATCCTTGCCGTGGTGCTGGTGTTCGCGGTCGTGTTCAGTGATCCGCCGCGTATCCTGCTCCTGGTGTTCCTCGCCTACGCAGCCTCCGGTCCGGTGCAATACCTGTTACATCTTCGTCGCCGCAAAAGCGCCGAGTGA
- the msrP gene encoding protein-methionine-sulfoxide reductase catalytic subunit MsrP, with amino-acid sequence MLIKVPKASDCHESDVTPESFYLSRRNVLGAAVAGLAVTSLPRWAVADEAARYPDVEPGKAPSWFAEKLPSTRWGAVSVKDEAITPFKDATHYNNFYEFGTDKGDPAANAGALKTEPWTVVVDGEVGKPGRYALEDFMKPYQLEERIYRLRCVEAWSMVIPWIGFPISALLNQVEPTSNAKFIRFETLQDPKSMPGQRSGFALIDWPYVEGLRLDEAMNPLAILAVGMYGRELPNQNGAPLRLVVPWKYGFKSIKSIVRISLVSEQPKTTWQSIAADEYGFYANVNPTVDHPRWTQARERRLPSGLFKPNVRDTLMFNGYADEVASLYAGLDLRKNY; translated from the coding sequence ATGCTGATCAAAGTCCCAAAAGCGTCCGACTGCCATGAGTCGGACGTCACGCCTGAATCCTTCTATCTTTCGCGACGCAATGTATTGGGCGCTGCCGTGGCCGGATTGGCCGTGACCAGTCTGCCGCGATGGGCTGTGGCCGATGAAGCGGCGCGTTACCCGGATGTCGAGCCTGGCAAGGCGCCGTCCTGGTTTGCCGAAAAACTTCCCTCCACCCGTTGGGGTGCCGTCAGCGTGAAGGATGAGGCGATCACGCCATTCAAGGACGCGACGCACTACAACAACTTCTATGAGTTCGGCACTGACAAGGGTGACCCGGCGGCGAACGCCGGTGCGCTGAAAACCGAGCCCTGGACCGTGGTCGTGGACGGGGAGGTGGGCAAGCCGGGGCGGTATGCGCTGGAAGACTTCATGAAGCCTTACCAGCTGGAAGAGCGCATTTACCGGTTGCGCTGTGTAGAGGCGTGGTCGATGGTGATTCCATGGATCGGCTTCCCCATTTCGGCGTTGCTCAATCAGGTAGAGCCGACGTCAAACGCCAAATTCATTCGCTTCGAAACCCTGCAGGATCCCAAGAGCATGCCAGGGCAACGCTCCGGGTTCGCCTTGATCGACTGGCCTTATGTAGAAGGGCTGCGATTGGACGAAGCAATGAATCCGCTGGCAATACTGGCGGTGGGGATGTATGGGCGCGAGTTACCGAATCAGAACGGGGCTCCCTTGCGTTTGGTCGTGCCATGGAAATACGGGTTCAAAAGCATCAAGTCCATCGTGCGGATAAGCCTGGTGAGCGAGCAGCCTAAAACCACATGGCAGAGTATTGCCGCGGACGAGTACGGCTTCTACGCGAACGTGAACCCTACGGTTGACCACCCGCGCTGGACTCAGGCCCGCGAGCGCCGGCTACCGAGTGGCCTGTTCAAGCCCAATGTGCGTGACACGCTGATGTTCAACGGCTATGCCGATGAAGTCGCTTCTTTATATGCAGGGCTCGATCTGCGGAAAAACTATTGA
- the msrQ gene encoding protein-methionine-sulfoxide reductase heme-binding subunit MsrQ, producing MRYPLWRSAVFVSALVWPLLWLYQAWQDALGPDPGKVLVDRLGLGTLVLLLITLSMTPLQKLTGWAGWVAVRRQLGLWCFAYVVLHLSAYLAFILGFDWSQLGVELRKRPYIIVGALGFLCLLALACTSNRYSQRRLRARWKQLHRLAYLVLVLGLLHMLWIVRADLKEWSIYASMGALLLVLRLPPLARRIPRLMAKKGSSAKKA from the coding sequence ATGCGCTATCCGCTATGGCGTTCAGCGGTTTTCGTGTCTGCATTGGTGTGGCCTCTGCTTTGGTTGTACCAGGCCTGGCAGGATGCGCTGGGGCCTGATCCCGGCAAGGTGCTGGTCGACCGATTGGGGTTGGGGACACTTGTTCTGTTGCTCATCACATTAAGCATGACGCCCCTGCAGAAACTCACGGGTTGGGCGGGGTGGGTAGCTGTCCGGCGGCAATTGGGGTTGTGGTGTTTCGCTTATGTGGTTCTGCACTTGAGCGCCTATCTGGCTTTTATCCTCGGGTTCGACTGGTCGCAGCTTGGTGTCGAGTTGCGCAAGCGTCCGTATATCATTGTCGGGGCCTTGGGCTTCTTGTGTTTGCTGGCATTGGCGTGCACATCCAATCGATACAGTCAGCGACGTTTGAGGGCTCGCTGGAAGCAGCTGCATCGCCTGGCTTATCTGGTTCTCGTGCTTGGATTGCTGCATATGCTCTGGATCGTACGCGCCGATCTGAAGGAGTGGTCGATCTATGCATCTATGGGTGCATTGCTGTTAGTGTTGAGGCTGCCGCCGCTGGCCCGTCGAATTCCGCGTCTAATGGCCAAAAAGGGCTCTTCTGCCAAAAAGGCGTAA